A window of Gouania willdenowi chromosome 12, fGouWil2.1, whole genome shotgun sequence contains these coding sequences:
- the LOC114472866 gene encoding amyloid-beta A4 precursor protein-binding family A member 1-like produces MSHKYQGEAPGEASEEHKAPPRTLRNRQPDGNTGEPPVRRSWRPCQMLNQDGEMNPHHHQHRHHHHPSASRGPHRHRPQPPTGHGQAQSPDLTPVIVSPMQDEGGSHSAEPHLVKHPRPAVTRYRRHGDPNPRLRGHKQRLPVKETQDSPPSVDIQEGPAEPEKPQVSSAEPVTDKSGDSASSHQTPVAVISPTHLSPDVTAHDMQPFTEQPPSADKDEEPQEVHFSECREEPEVIPEDVKQSKEMVDNENSPSTEGNSSLSCNIVEKPGENAEKEEEDEEEEDPEEEDQGVCNVEEDPAAQGSEITDLCSDTESAASLSMDGPLHSPPPLHSPTPPSSPDAPTYPQLDHFSEDNSTSPLPDSNPLPEDDEDCSESCSLAHITSGLESYPKTYAEFYTESHQKSYPEPSFESDLEPKPHPNSFPEPLKTCYPEAQNEPQRTESYTAHQVSRREPFHSRRPENVQKGTLPFPSERSHHSSRRGRNRGSQNLPPDRSVGCRLHHYDGQSDEECENSGSNQVPKSRRQATRPLDSQAKTVSSRQSSPREAQEEHEDEGAKNSGDAISLVIKDIKDAIEGVKTKTVRSPYTPDKPVEPIWVMRPDVSPTEDSNSLQNSTDHSSPQSPSASPSRFVLATVRDPVSPHRAEPTGAPNSTYHQQQPPSSRHLKQGHQSQPKDSATSWPTQSHTQPPTGATNVPRQQCQHQQNFPPQQPRNSAQPQVPPQKPSIQEIRRALPPFPTFVDLPGPCDPEDLIDGIIFAATYMGCTHLLSERTPSKSARMQQAQEAMSRVRAAQKQAKNRKKSPDGEAASTAEVDLFMSTQRIKVLNADTQESLMDLPLRTISYIADIGNMVVLMARGKMVRSRSAQENLNHSEEQSSMNPDDRRLYRMICHVFESEDAQLIAQSIGQSFSVAYQEFLRANGIDPEDLSQREYSDLLNTQDMYNDDLIHFSKSENCRDVYIEKQKGEILGVVIVESGWGSILPTVIIASLMHAGPAEKSGRLNIGDQIMTVNGTSLVGLPLSTCQSIIKGLKSQSRIKLNIVRCPPVTMVLIRRPDLRYQLGFSVQNGIICSLMRGGIAERGGVRVGHRIIEINSQSVVATPHEKIVQVLSNAMGEIHMKTMPAAMYRLLTAQEQPVYI; encoded by the exons ATGAGCCATAAGTACCAGGGAGAAGCGCCGGGGGAAGCCAGCGAAGAGCACAAGGCACCACCGCGCACTTTAAGGAACCGGCAGCCAGATGGAAACACTGGTGAGCCGCCTGTGCGACGGTCCTGGAGACCCTGTCAGATGCTCAATCAGGATGGGGAGATGAATCCTCATCACCATCAACATCGTCATCATCACCACCCTTCTGCAAGTCGTGGACCACATCGGCACCGCCCGCAACCTCCGACAGGGCACGGGCAGGCTCAGAGTCCCGATCTGACTCCAGTGATTGTTTCTCCCATGCAGGATGAAGGTGGGAGTCACAGTGCTGAGCCTCATCTTGTCAAGCACCCCCGACCTGCCGTCACTCGCTACCGCCGCCATGGAGATCCCAACCCCAGACTCAGGGGTCACAAACAGCGACTGCCGGTCAAGGAGACACAGGACTCCCCACCCAGTGTGGACATACAAGAAGGGCCAGCAGAACCAGAGAAACCACAAGTCTCATCTGCTGAACCTGTTACGGACAAATCAGGGGACAGCGCGTCATCTCACCAGACTCCTGTTGCTGTCATTAGCCCCACACACCTCTCTCCAGATGTTACAGCACATGACATGCAACCATTCACTGAACAGCCTCCCAGTGCTGACAAGGATGAGGAACCTCAAGAGGTGCACTTTTCCGAGTGCAGGGAGGAACCAGAGGTAATTCCAGAGGATGTTAAACAAAGCAAAGAGATGGTAGACAATGAAAACTCCCCGTCAACGGAAGGCAACTCCAGCCTTAGCTGCAACATAGTAGAGAAACCTGGAGAAAATGCAGAGAAGGAagaagaggatgaggaagaaGAGGATCCAGAAGAAGAGGATCAAGGAGTGTGCAACGTAGAAGAGGATCCTGCTGCTCAAGGAAGTGAAATCACAGATCTTTGCTCCGACACAGAGAGTGCCGCTTCACTCAGCATGGATGGGCCTCTCCACAGCCCCCCGCCTCTTCATTCGCCAACACCTCCTTCCTCCCCTGATGCTCCAACATATCCCCAGCTGGATCACTTCAGCGAGGACAACAGTACAAGCCCCCTTCCCGACAGCAACCCTTTACCTGAGGACGATGAGGATTGCTCTGAATCCTGCTCATTGGCCCACATAACTTCTGGCTTGGAATCGTATCCTAAAACCTATGCAGAATTTTATACAGAGTCCCATCAGAAGTCTTACCCAGAGCCTTCCTTTGAGTCCGATTTGGAGCCAAAACCTCATCCAAACTCCTTCCCTGAACCCCTTAAGACCTGCTACCCAGAGGCACAAAATGAACCTCAGAGGACTGAGTCCTACACTGCCCATCAAGTGTCTCGCCGTGAACCGTTTCACAGTCGCAGaccagaaaatgtacaaaaaggcaCTCTGCCCTTTCCTTCTGAGCGATCTCACCACAGTTCAAGGCGGGGCAGAAACCGTGGGTCACAAAACCTGCCTCCAGATCGCTCCGTCGGTTGCCGCTTGCACCACTACGACGGTCAGTCTGATGAGGAGTGCGAAAACAGTGGCTCTAACCAAGTTCCGAAGAGTCGCAGACAAGCGACAAGGCCATTGGACAGCCAAGCCAAGACCGTGTCATCAAGGCAAAGCAGTCCAAGGGAGGCCCAGGAGGAGCACGAGGATGAGGGTGCGAAGAACTCTGGAGATGCCATCAGTCTGGTCATTAAAGACATTAAAGATGCGATCGAAGGGGTGAAGACAAAGACAGTGCGCTCGCCATACACACCTGACAAACCTGTGGAGCCGATATGGGTGATGAGACCCGATGTTAGTCCCACCGAGGATTCCAACTCACTGCAGAATTCGACGGACCAT TCTTCACCTCAATCCCCCTCGGCGTCTCCGTCACGCTTCGTCTTGGCAACAGTTCGGGATCCGGTCAGTCCTCACAGAGCCGAACCCACTGGAGCGCCCAACTCTACCTATCACCAACAGCAGCCCCCATCCAGCCGTCACCTCAAGCAGGGCCACCAATCACAGCCGAAGGACTCCGCCACATCTTGGCCAACGCAGTCGCACACGCAACCGCCGACGGGCGCAACCAACGTGCCCCGTCAGCAGTGCCAACATCAGCAGAACTTCCCGCCCCAGCAGCCGAGAAACTCAGCCCAGCCACAGGTTCCTCCGCAGAAGCCCTCGATCCAAGAG ATTCGCAGAGCGCTTCCACCGTTTCCAACCTTTGTCGACC TGCCAGGACCATGTGACCCTGAAGACCTGATTGACGGCATCATCTTTGCAGCCACGTACATGGGCTGCACTCACCTGCTGTctgagaggacgccatccaagAGCGCCCGCATGCAGCAGGCGCAGGAAGCCATGAGCCGAGTGCGG GCTGCACAGAAGCAGGCCAAGAACAGGAAGAAG AGTCCAGATGGAGAGGCTGCGTCCACGGCTGAGGTGGATCTGTTCATGTCCACACAGAGGATCAAAGTCCTCAACGCAGACACTCAG GAGTCTCTGATGGACCTCCCTCTGAGGACCATCTCCTACATCGCAGACATTGGGAACATGGTGGTGCTGATGGCGCGAGGAAAGATGGTCCGATCCCGCAGCGCTCAGGAGAACCTGAACCACAGCGAGGAGCAGAGCAGCATGAACCCCGACGACCGACGACTCTACAGGATGATCTGCCACGTCTTCGAATCTGAGGAC GCTCAGCTCATCGCTCAGTCCATCGGTCAGTCCTTCAGCGTAGCCTACCAGGAGTTCCTCAGGGCCAACGGCATCGACCCCGAGGACCTGAGCCAGAGGGAGTACAGCGACCTGCTCAACACTCAGGACATGTACAACGACGACCTCATCCACTTCTCCAAGTCTGAGAACTGCAGAGAC GTTTACATTGAGAAGCAGAAAGGGGAGATCCTGGGTGTGGTGATTGTGGAGTCTGGCTGGGGCTCCATCCTGCCCACCGTCATCATCGCCAGCCTGATGCACGCCGGCCCCGCTGAGAAGTCCGGGCGCCTCAATATCGGAGATCAGATCATGACGGTGAACGGCACCAGCCTGGTGGGCTTACCGCTGAGCACCTGCCAGAGCATCATCAAG GGTCTAAAGTCTCAGTCCAGGATCAAGTTGAACATTGTGCGGTGCCCTCCTGTCACCATGGTGCTCATCCGCAGACCAGACCTCCGCTACCAGCTAGGCTTTAGCGTGCAGAACGGCATC ATCTGCAGCTTGATGAGAGGCGGCATCGCAGAGAGAGGAGGCGTCCGCGTCGGCCATCGCATCATCGAGATCAACAGCCAGAGTGTGGTGGCCACGCCCCACGAGAAGATTGTCCAGGTCCTGTCCAACGCCATGGGAGAG